From one Montipora capricornis isolate CH-2021 chromosome 10, ASM3666992v2, whole genome shotgun sequence genomic stretch:
- the LOC138021972 gene encoding uncharacterized protein, which produces MFSNENNSEKEHQDLRSREIRKCIRNYKKQMKSLEYSRLRSLVPSTASRPRVSKIEVIEEAIKYIAYLQDTLNARFEENNSHEEAPLRTENETRPRIVKQKRQRFASYMIKTQRHTLPARRKFSKQTNTESESQR; this is translated from the exons ATGTTTAGCAACGAGAACAACAGTGAGAAAGAGCACCAAGACTTAAGAAGTCGGGAAATTAGAAAATGTATCCGGAACTACAAGAAACAGATGAAATCGCTGGAGTATTCTCGGCTACGATCCCTGGTTCCATCGACGGCATCAAGGCCGCGTGTTTCGAAG ATCGAAGTCATCGAAGAAGCGATCAAATACATCGCCTACCTTCAAGACACCCTGAACGCGCGTTTCGAAGAAA ACAACAGCCACGAGGAAGCTCCCCTGCGCACAGAGAACGAAACAAGGCCCAGAATCGTCAAGCAAAAAAGACAACGTTTCGCTTCATATATGATTAAAACCCAAAGACACACTCTTCCAGCGCGGCGAAAATTTTCAA AACAAACCAACACAGAAAGTGAAAGTCAAAGATAG